A region of the Falco rusticolus isolate bFalRus1 chromosome 6, bFalRus1.pri, whole genome shotgun sequence genome:
AAATACAGAACTGATTGCAAATGGactattcatttttctttgattttgttttaatttcagcattcaaaaatttctttcagttaggaaaatgtaaaaatacagtgtaCTGACgtctttgttttttctagagGAATAGTTTGTTTCATCATCATTTCAACCACACTCAACACCACAGGCTTGGGACAGAgtggctgggaactgcccggtgggaaagggcctgggggtcTGGTCgacagccggctgggcatgagccagctgtgtgcccaggtggcccaggtggccaacagcatcctggcttgtgtcagggatggcatggccagcagggctggagcagggacctGCGCTGGGCACCAGTGTGGCCGCCCCTCAAGCCCTGGGGTCCGTTCTGGCCCCTCACTCCCAGACAGACACCAAGGGGGCAAAACatgtccagagccgggcagggggctggggaaggggatgggaCAGTATGATGCAGGGGATGAGGGaggtcagcctggagaggagggggctcagggggaccttctcgctctctacagctgcctggcaggaggttGTAGATAGGTGGAGTTGGTCTCTTCTTCCAAGTaataacaagtgacaggacaagaggagatggactcaagttgcaccaggagaggtttagactggagattaggaaaaagaTTTTCACTGTAAGGGTTGacaagcactggcacaggctgcccagggaagtggttgtgTCACCATCCCCCGgggggtatttaaaagacatgtagatatAGCACTTAAAACCACgggttagtggtggacttggcagagCTAcattaacagttggacttgatcttaaaagtcttttccaacctaaatgattttgATTCTATGACTGACAAAGATGGACAAAATGATTAGAAACTGTTCCAATGATGTCCCTTTGCACTGCAAACCATTCCTCTTGGAGAAATCTAACTCAACATCAAAACGTAAGCATGTGTCAAGAACTGTTTGCAATATTCACAGAACTCCAGGCATATGCTGAGAACTATCCATCATTCACCACCAAGAAAATCTGTGTAGTACAGCCTTGGCAATTTAGGTACAACTAAACCATTACCTGTAATCCCAAGGAGCAAGAGACCGGTTCCTGACATCATGGACCATCCTAAAGGTATGATCTGAATTGCTGATACGAATGTTAACTTTCACCATTGTAGGGAATTTGAGATCCTTTTGGTTCAGGCAATCTTCACTTAGCCTCAGGGAGCCACTGTCCTTGCTCGGTCGAGCATGAACTACCCTCCCACGGGGTGAGCACCTTACAGTGAGTGCGAGGACCAGCACCAAAAGCAGTGATCTGAACTGGAAGAGAGACAGGTGTCGTTAGCTCTGTTCAGTCAAGAGAGAGCACAAAAAGCAGAGTCTTGACTAGCCTGGACCATCTTCATGCTTATGTCTGGGTAAGATGGGCCAGCATGAGCAAATGGCACAACGATGTTAATAATACCCATCACGAACAGATGCTAAACTCTGGTGCAAATTCTAATTCATAGTTGACTCTGCACCAAGAAGAGCATCTCTCCAACAAGTTATGAAAGGTCCTCCTCCGCAGCCAAACAGCGATGTCTTATGATCTGCGAGGTGGGATAAGGCCTCAGCTGACCCCATGCCTAGGCTTAGAAAGCCATATGCTTTCTCAGGACAGGAAAGGCTGGCCACCTAGCAGCCACCTGCTGGAAATAACCCTTTTCTTGCTGGAATCTGAGATTCTTGAGCCATTTCCAGGAGGCAGAATTTAGGAAGACAGATAAATGCAAAGCTTTTAAGAAAGTCACAGGAGTTGACAGTGCTGCAAATACTACCCAGGTTGAAAAAGTTGAAACTTAAATCCACTGACATTCACTGCACAGTTTTGATAGCACATTGTCTGAGAAAAGGACTGTCCCTCCAAATCCCACAACAGCAGTGCTACCTTCACAGATAAAACCGGCATAGTCCATCGCCTCCTTGTCACTCCAGCATCACACCCATTTGCAAAAGCTCAGGACAGAAAGCTGTATCAGACAACCTTAGCATCCAATTCAGCTCCCACTAAGACCAAAAGGGTTGCTTGTAGGTTACAGCATCGTGGGATCtgcattctcctttttttctcgCAGCAAGTATATCTTAATGCTTACACCAAATATAACTACTTACCACTGCAGCATAGCTGGCACAAGTCATGGCGACCTCTCTGCTGCTTTAGGCGGATGCACACGGTGACAGAACACAAGAATTCTCCTTCTCAAAGACCTATCCCGTGTGTGTCAAAGCCAGTAGTGGTCTCCTTTTTGTAGTGAAGTTCAACCACTACCATCCTTTCCATTGCAGCATAGCGCTGGCTTACCTGACCCAACTTTAGGAGctgatatttcattttctagcCCACTTCCTTCCGTCTGCCTCCACAAAGAGGAGGGCAGATACTGTGTCATCAGAATCCCAAATCAACCAATACAGTTTATTCAGACAgataagggaagaaaaggagaaaaaaaaatagatcaggcagatattttttttttcccttcccacccccacttTCTAATATTAGTGTTCTCTCACCAGAAACACATCTGTGGATGCACTTCCACGTGCTTCACATAAACCAGATAGCAGAGATCAGCAAGCTGCAGTCAGGCACCCAACAAGGGTTTCAAAATGAGGACAGCACATGGAACTTCACACTTAATCTCCATTTACTTGAATTGCACAATCCACCCCCATCTCATCTCGGGGATTCCTGTTCTGCGGTGATCTGGCAGGGGAAGAGCAGATCTCCAGGGGAATTCCTCCTGGGGTACCTCAGGGTACCAGAAGCTGGGATGCTTTCGCGCTCATTGCTGAGGTCCCATGTTGACGTGTTCTGGACAGCTCTTTGAAAAATTTATGCATGCCCTGTAAGGGCCCTGAGGGCACTAACAAGCCTTCCTGGTCTTGACCAGCATCACCATGGGTTTCCCTCCACAGCCCATCACCAGAAGCCTCATTTCAGTTCAGCTTTGGGTCTGCCTGAGCTATGCCATAGCAGTGCTGGCTTCTTGCCCCTTCTCTGGCCTTGTCTACAGGATGGACCTTGAAGTACCATTTCTCCTGGCTGGACTCCTTGGGCATACATGGTAGACCATCTCAACAGCCATACTGGACTGCATTTTGCCTAGGTCGCCTCTGAGTGCCGGTGGGgactggagaaaataaaaagtatttttaaacaggtttttgtctcattttaaaGTGCCTGAAAGGGCTGTatcaccaccaccagcacagtGACTGTAGATGGTGATGGCACAGCAACATGTTACGGTGTGGGGTGAAGCGTGGGGGCTGCTGAAAGCGTAGTACCCCCTGTGGTACTGTTGGAGCAAACCCACATGGATTTGGTATCTTGGCAAGCAACTAGGAGTGTCTTTTGATATCTTTTGATGATCCTGTGAAAAACTCGCCAAACTTGATTAAATCATAAATGTATATAAAGCTTCAGTATGCACAATGTAAGGGCTTGGCAGAATTTAGCAGCTAAAGCCCGGATGGGCTTAATTGCTCCTTAAGGATTTTcccaatgtattttttcctctgctgcgCCAGTGCATCATGCCTGTTCAGTAAAATATACGTGTAAGCCCTTAGTGTGATGAAAAGGTAATGCTGTCCTTGTTCGGAGCTGCCAGATCCAGTAGCCCCAAATACCAAACCCAGCAGAGGTGAGGCTACTACAGCTCTATGCCCCATGTCCATCTAGGAGCAAGGCTGAGCATGGATTCCcaacaggcacacacacacacacatataagCAACATGTATataacatatatacatatgtagaTGTCCAGCCACATGGATTGACACAGGCAAAAATCATTCAAGCAAATACAGTCAGGACCAATGACCTCATCTTGTTCCTCTCTCTGGCTGATTAGGATGAAAGTCAGGTGAAAGTTAGTGGAAATTAggtacatatatatgtatacgcacacacacatacatacatacataacaGATTTCTCCCGTTATTGGCCTTAGGCCACGTCTGCAGCAGCTGTCCTGGATCCCCAGTCTCCCCATTGCTTCAtgcacagacacaaacacacaccagtGGGTTTCTCTGGCAGCTTCTCCAGACTTACAACCTTACCAGTAGCCAACCCCCAGATCCCACAATCCCTCCAGTAGCTTCTCTAGACCTCCCAGTATCCCCAGTATCCAATTTGCAGACCCTCCAGTCTCCCCAGCATCCTGCCCAGACATATGGCTGCTTCAATACCTGGAGCTACTCCAGCTTAATGTCTTCAGCATCTCCACACTGACATATGTACTCACACAatacgcacacacacacgacACCCAGCTGCTAGCCCTTAGAGCTTGGAGCACTCGCATTTAAGATAGAGAGtgaaattacacaaaaaaaaaaaaaaaaaaaaaaaagctaagaaaatcATTTAATGAGAGGACAGCGCACGCTGGGGTGATCAGGCACAGAACTCAGCCAGACGAGCTGtcatagtttaaccccagccagcaacccagcaccacgcagccgcttgctcactcccccctactcagagggatggggaggagaatcggaaaggaatgtaaaagtcaagggttgagataagaaaaatttaataatttaaacagaataaagaggtaagaacaacaataataacaataatactaacaagaaaatggaaaggtggggggaaaagggtaaagcaaaagctgcgcacacaagcaaagcaaagcagggaactcatcaccacttcccacgggcaggcaggtgctcggccatccccagggaagcagggctccatcacgcgtaacggttactcgggaaggCAAATGCcgtaatgccaaatgtcccgcccttccttcttcccccagtttatatactcagcatgacgtcatataGTATGGACTGTCCCTTTGCCTAGCTTGGGTCacttgtcctggctgtgtcccctcccagttttccatgcccctccagccctctcgctggaattgaaaagcccttgatttagtataaacatcacccagcagcaactaaaaccatcagtgtgctatcaacattgttctcacatcagagccaaaacacagcgctgtactgactactaagaagaaaattaactctatcccagctgaaaccaagtCATGAGCGTACTGCTGACCATCCCACTCACATGTGATCAGCCCTtatcctccctcctctccttttcctgtttgttcCTTGCTGATCCACCCTgatcctttcctttcctcagctTTGCCCCTTCCCCTAAACATCCCATAATAAGTCTTGCACAATCCCAGAAGGCTCTTCCCAGCACACCGTAATGAGTACCACAGCCCCGTCACCAGCAAGGTAATGTGGGGAAAGCCTCCCCCAGTGACTTGTCTAGTGGGTCTCAACTTCTGAGCTTGGGTTGACCATCCTCCTTGGACAGCCCTGAAAGAGCCAGGTCGGGGGCTGTACTGGCACTACGTTACTTGGGTTCCTCCACCTGGTACTGCTCCTCCGCTCCTTCGTGTTCGTGGAAAATAAAGGCTCCTAATGACACAAACTAACAATCCTCATTTTATAATTAGGGGAGAGaggcatgaaaataaaaggggaaGCAAGAGGAAGGGCTCCGCTGTCTGGGATCCAGTGAGGATCAGCCACAAACTGGAGGGGAAAGACCTTTCCCCAGAagcaccagcagctctctgggggggtaaaagctatttttattgcagaaaaagACCATGTAACCAGTGTGATCTATAGAAAAAAGCCCTGGGAGAAGCCTCTCCCAAAGCCATGTAGCCAGGCTGGAAGAGGAGGACTGAAGTGTAGGACTCTTCATACAAATTAATCTCTGTCCCCCAGAACATTAACAGATTCATGGCTTTTTCCATTCTCCAGAAAAGCACGAGCCTTTTACAGATTCATGGCATTTCCCAATGAGAAATGACTAATCCGGTCCCTGCTCTATCACCACTCTTGAATAATACTGGCAGAAACCTCCTGCGACTGATGCTCTATGTCACTGCAGGATGTTGTCATGATTTTGTGGTCCAATTCAACTGACAGTTTAGAGACCACAACTCATGTCACGAAATTTTGTCATGTTTTAGGTTACTAAGTTCACCTGAGGTAATACCAAGTTTGTGACACATGTTCCTGTTCTGACTGTTCACATCTATATGTCCACGAATGCATCTACTGAGACATGGAGCATGGAAGATCAAGAGAGGGTAGAATTACCAGGAAATCACAGAAATGCCCAGAAACTgaccccattttttttccccctgagcGCTCACGGTGAAAGGAAAAGGGCATTGCCATGAAATGGGTTGGATTTTGCAGCTACGGGGTTAAGAGGAAACTTGTTACGTGTGACAAAGCAATGACATTATCATGCCAAGTACTAGGTTATAAGCCCTGGCCACCACTTTCCACTCACACGTTTTGTCTTCAGCAGCTTATAACTTTAGCAAGGATTCCCTCTTTGACCTGAAATTTCCTATGACTGTACTTGTGTTGAAGTTTGCTGAAAATTTTATCTAAAAGAGGTCACTTGATATAAGTTGtcataaaggaggaaaaatagtTGTTATCTCAAAAAGCTGTTCACTCCCATGTTGCAAGGGCTAGGAGAAGGGATGGggactgggaaagaaaagagatatttttaatttcacctACAAGAACTCTTCTACACGTCAGTTATTATCAAGAAATCCACTGTTTGCACTGCAGGATTCATTACACACTCAGGGTAAGGTTTTCATAGCACTGCAGGGGCTTCAGGCATAAGACATGCCTCACTTCAGCTCGGCCTTGGATGCCACATCCTTCTAAGCTCTCTACATTTCAGCTTCCACACTTCACAGGAGGCACCTGTACCACCTCCAAGGAAACATGGAATTAAAACTCCAGAGCAGACAGAAACCAAAACTACTCAAATGCCTTTGAACCCAGAGGAACAAACACCAGGCACTGAACTGTGACCTGCATTTCACTGACTTTGCTACCAGGCAAAGCAAGCGCTGTTTCTCAGCTGCATCTCTGCAAATGTTTATAGCTGGTGGTCACGCTACAATGGCACAGtcattttctgctttagaaGCAGGTGCCCTGCCATGCAGGAGGGACTAGGGTGCCTAGATATGGCCAGAATTCTAATAAATCAACAGGATATAGCTGGGAGTAATGTTTCTCTAGCATCCTCTGCCCCACCACTACCCTGTCCCATGCATGGAGTCCATTGCACCCAGTGTGTCTGCATCCCAGCAAGCCGCTGTGAGCATAGGCAGCATTTTGGAGGTGGGTGTCTTCACCCAGCTCAGCTGAAGAGCATCAGAGGACCTGCCAtagcctgcagcagcaaaggagatAACAGGGCTGCAATCGCAGCCTCTGAAACCTTCAGATGCCGAGGCCAAACGTTTCagagcacagctcagctgaagcccagggcagggctcGTACCTCCAGCAGCTTACTCCTGCCTTGCTGACCACCCTAGGTTTTTCCATTCATGATGTGTGATGCCATAAAATCACCTACCTTCTGGTTTGGAGAGCTGACTGTACGCATCTCCGCTCACCCCAGCAGGGTTTGCTGACGGCACTTTACCACACCGACGAGGCTCATGACCGAGTTGCAGACCACAGCTGAGAGATGTGAACTGGAAAGACTAAATATTGCTGGGGAAACGTGGCTGCCAAGTCTGCCACAGATACCGGCAGCCAAAAGCTCTGCACGGGGCCGTCAGcatgctctgctccagcacgCAGTGaccacagctctgtgccacTGTTGGCGGGGACCGGCAGCACCTCTGGGCTTCTTCTATGAGCAAACCTCATTTTTGGCTGCCAGCTCTGACTTGGCTTCACACTTTGGCCAGAGCTGTGGGTTGAGTGGTAAGCAGGGATTAGGTGATGCTGAGGGTGCTGGTGTGGCTATTTCACCCCTCGCCCCTGCAGCCTGGGTGCTCACAGCCTGGGtgccatcagcaggcaggtaaATAGGGCATTCAGTAGCACTGGAGGGAGTGAGGGGCACCGTGGGCTTAAGACATATAATATTAAGGCACAGCGTGTGAAATAAGGCACCAGGGCACGTGGCCCAACACTGCATTCACACCTCTGGAGCATGACCGAGCCCAGGTAGCAGGCCAGATGAGCTGAGTAATGAGGTGGGTCAGGTCACCCACCTCAAAACAAGGGTCAGGGCCAGAACTGGAGCTTCtgttctccccctcccccccccccccccccacgcaGCAAGGATGAGACAGGTAAATTATTAGGGACACGACTTGAGAGGGAGCAACAGAGAACATACACCACCAAACTCTTTCCTTACCGATGTTAGATTCCCCGAATCGTTATTTTTACTACCTCTGGTCTTTAACCTCTAAAGGAGCATGATGTCCCTCAAGAGAGGTTGCACCCTCCCCATTTCTCAGTGGGAGCTGAAGTTTATTCTCTCACTTGCTTTGCAGGATTCATCTAAAAAGTCTTGGTCACGCAGACACAGCTTTGTTATCTGAGTCTTCCCCATTAAGGTAATTTTAGTCAGCACATTACCAAGGCCATTCTGGGGAAAGCCCTGCTGCCTCTTGCTCACACACAGGCTCTTCCTTAGACAATGTAGGTTGCATTTGCAGTCACACGCTGTACGGTTCCGCCTGACAGGTCTTCCATAGGTCAGGCCACAAAGACATGGAGATAGCTGGCCAACTGTGCTTTCAGATCCTTTGGAGAGCCTGGGTCCGATCCCTTCTTAGTGTACGGTGGTTTGGAATGGCATCACATAGCCAAATTGGAGTCACAGAAATCTCACACACTTTGGCACCTTGTGCACTATTTCCCTTACGCGCTGTAGGACATGGGAGATCTCCAAAAGGCACTTAGTGCAtctgctcagccccagggcagcagcaccactgcCTGAATCATTCCCAATTGCTCATTGCCTAACCTATTCCTGAAGAtctgctttttataaataaGCTTATTATTCTTCTCTGTggccaaggaaaaaaagcttatttctttcttcttcgAAACTACCATGTCTTTTAGGCTCCACAACATCTTATACATCCCAATATATCAGGGTCTTGACACCAACATGACATTTATTGGCTCATGTTTAGTATGTGATCTACTTGCTCGATGACAAGCCTCTTCCCAAAGGACTATTCTCTCCCCATCAGTCTCCAGCCTCTAAGGCACATGATTTTCCCTACTTCCATTCGGAGGTTTATACACACATTGATTGAACTGGATACTATATATTCcatattatttcttaaattctAACTGGTTTTTGAACATTCAAGGCCTCTCCCAACCGGCCATCATCTGCCAGTATTAGTAGGAAGATATTCTTTTCTCTTACCCAGCTTGCTAATCAAAGGGGTGACCAGTGCTGAACCAAGGACAAATCCCTGTGGGAATCCTGCTCTGTTCATCCTCCCCATACCACAAGTACTCTTATCTAAGCGTGTCTTTTCCAAGCAAGTATTCACCCACCACCTCCTAATTTCATTACTAGAGCACCTTTTTAGCATGCTTATGAGAGTTATGTGCAACTTAGGCACATAGGCTTAATACGGCTCAAGATAAAATACACCTACAGTCCATCTCCTAAGCACAAATCCCATTACCTGTCAAGGAACGTTAGATTGGCTTGGTACGATTTACCTTGTAGTCTTGCCATCCCTTTACTGCATGTACTGCATATTAACGTTTGCTTGATTATCTCTTCCTGCAGTTTTCAGGGAACTACACCTTTCCTtagtttctccttttctttctcccatttttttttccctctttccagtTTGCTGCATCCATCCTCCAAGATTTCCCATAAAAAATCCAATATATTGGCTCAGTTCAGCTGATCTCTGTGATCTAAAACCAAGGCACCTGGAGCTGTGCTTGGCAATTTAGGTTTGCTTAAGACTCAGTAGAGAGCCACAGGCACAGTTAATCTTTATTAATCTTAATGCCAATTAGCCTTAACTCCTGCAGATGCTTAGACTTAGTCCCATCTAAATCGAATAAAATTTGTTTCACCCAGTTTGcattacatattattttttcaagatttaGTAATCTTTTGCCAGGCTGTCTTCCCACAGGATCTTCCTATATAGCCCCTAACATTGCTCAAGCCAGGTTTCTTGAGAATTACTATCTTTATTCTATGgtgtccttccttttctttgtaagtATCATAAACTCCATCATCATTTTCATCCATTCCAGAATTTTCTATCAATTCTTTTCCATCAGCAAGAATGAAGCCTGGAAACAAAAGATAACAGCAATTAATATTATacaaatattaggaaaaaaaaaaagtaaattatacAGTTGCAAAGACTGTTTTCTAGAACTGAAACCAAATGGCACAGCCTGGCTATGTTGCTTGTATGAAAAGCTCCCAGGCTCCAAAATGAAGTGGCTATATCACAACTGCTCTTTGGCCCACGCATATTCCTGAATCATGGCCAAAACTTGTTTGGGAGAGGGCTAGTTAAGCCCATCAAAAAAGTGCCAAGGACCAGTCAAAAAATACAGCTAGCTGAGGTGCAGTGCCCAAGTCTGTGCCCTGTCACTGTTTATTTCATTAGAGCAGATGTGGCTTCAGTGTCCATGTGGCTGAGCATCCAAAAACTGGATGACCTCTGGAATATCGCCGATTCAGGCTGTTGGTCAGACTCAGCTGATCCCCACAAACCTCTCTGCCTTTGGGATTTGTACGTCCAGATCTTCCATCCATAGGGTTAGTTGACCACTCG
Encoded here:
- the LOC119150554 gene encoding interleukin-17F-like: MTCASYAAVFRSLLLVLVLALTVRCSPRGRVVHARPSKDSGSLRLSEDCLNQKDLKFPTMVKVNIRISNSDHTFRMVHDVRNRSLAPWDYRLDEDPNRFPQVIADAKCRLSSCVNPLGQEDHSLNSVPIQQEILVLRREQRGCLPTYHLEKKVITVGCTCAAPVVRYQS